In Deltaproteobacteria bacterium, the sequence TGCGGAGGTGTACGTCGCCGAGATCGACGAACGCGTGTGGCCGCTCGCGGAGCCGCTCGGCGTGAAGCGCATCGCGCGGTCGATCCGCGAGTTCCAGCGCGATCGCCTCGACCTGATCGTCGACCTAGCGGGCTTCGGCACCACGACTGCGGAGGCGATCGAGACCGTGCGCCACGGCGGGCGCGTGGTGCAAGTCGGCATGGGCCGCCTCGAAGCGACGATCAGCACGAAGGCGCTGATCCTCAGCCGCGTCACGCTCTGCGGATCCGCCGGCGGCACGAAGGAAGATGTCGAGGGGATCTACCGCTACTTCGCGACGGGGAAGCTGGACCCCGCGCTCACCGACATCGGCTTCGACGACATCCCTGGCGGGCTCGCGCGGCTCGCGCGCGGTGAGGTGAAGGGAAGGCTCGTCGCGCAGATCTCGCGCTGACCGCGTGGCCGAGGGAAGCGCACCGCGGCCTCTTCTCCGCCGAGGGTTGATCGCGGGGTTCCTGCTCGCGACTGCGGTCGCGCTGGCGAACGCGCTGCCCCTGGAGATCGTGCAGCAGCACCTCGCGGCGGGGGAAGCGCCGCTCTGTGGCGCCGGTGTCTCGCTCGGTGCGCTGCGCGTAACGCCCGAGTTCGCGTGGCGCGCTGACCAGAAGGAGCGGCCGCGCCGCGAGGAGATCGCGCTGCGCGCACTCCGGGCGGAGCTCGCCGAGCTGCCATGCGCGCGCGGCTTTGCGTTCGCGGGCGAGGCGGATGCCGCGAGCGCGCCCGACACCGAGCTGAGCATCCGCCTGCACGAGCTCGGGCCGAGCTTCGTGGTGACGCTGCTGCCGCCGCAGTGGCTCGGCTGGAGCGAGGTGGACGCCACCCTGCGCGCGACGCGCGTTACCGACGGCGCGGTGCTGCTCGACGCGCACGTGACGCGCCGCCGTGGCGGGCCCTTCGCCTTGCGCGGCGAGGCGCCGCTCGAGAGCGAGCTGCGCGCTGCGCTCGCGCCGCTCTTGCGAGGCGCGCCTGTGAGATGATGCGCGGCTCACACTCGCGCACGAGGTCGAGATGAAGTTGCTACCCGCGTTCACGCTCTCGCTCGCGGCCTTGCCGGCGGTCTCCGCGGCCGCGTCGCCCGAACAGAATCTCGCCGCGGCGCTTCGGCTGGAGACGATCTCGCACGAGAACGCGGCGGAATTTCGCGCGGCGCCGTTTCTCGCGTTCCACCGTCTCCTCGAAGCGACCTATCCACGCGCGCACGCGGCGCTCACGCGCGAGATCGTCTCGGACTACAGCCTGCTCTACACGTGGCGCGGCAGCGACCCGAAGCTCGCGCCACTGCTGCTCACTGCGCACATCGACGTCGTGCCCGTCACGCCCGAGGCGCTCCCGGATTGGGATCACCCGCCGTTCGCCGGGAAGATCGCGGGGGGTTTCGTGTGGGGGCGCGGGGCGCTCGATTGCAAGGGCAGCCTGATCGCGACGTTCGAAGCGATCGAGCAGCTCGCGGCGAGCGGCTTCGCGCCGACGCGCACGGTCTACGTCGCGCTCGGGCACGACGAAGAGATCGGAGGCGACCGCGGCGCGGCGGCCATCACCGAGTTGTTACGGAAGCGCGGCGTGCGGCTGTGGCTGAGCCTCGACGAAGGGCTCGCGATCGTGAGCGGCGCGGGCGGCATCAGCGGCTCGGCGGCGCTGATCGGCGTCGCGGAGAAGGGCTTCCTCACGCTCGAGCTCACGGTGCGCGAGCCGGGCGGGCACTCGAGCACGCCGCCGAAGCAGAGCGCGATCGGCCGGCTCGCGCGCGCGGTGCAGCGGCTGGAGGAGAACCCGCTGCCTGCGCGCGTCGAGGGCGTGGCCGCGCAGACCTTCGATGCGCTCGCGCCGCAGCTGCCGATCGAGCGCCGCATCGTGCTGCAGAACCGCGGCCTGTTCGGCCCCGTGCTCGAGTGGTTCCTCGCGAGCGATCCCGCGACGAACGCGATGATTCGCACGACGACCGCGGTGACGATGGTGCGCGGCGGCGTGAAGGAGAACGTGCTGCCGCAGTCCGCGACTGCGACTGTGAACTTTCGCCTGCTTCCCGGCGACACGACGGACGGCGTGATCGCGCAAGTGCGCCGCATTCTCGACGACGACACGATCGAGATCGCGAAGCGCACCGCCGACGAGCCGTCCGCGGTGGCGCCCACCGATGGCGCGCAGTTCGCGGCGCTGAAGGCCGCGATCGAAGAGGTCGACCCTGGGCTGCCGGTCGCCCCCGGCCTGGTGTTGGGAGGCACCGACACGAAGTGGTACGGCCAGATCTCCGATGCGGCGTATCGCTTCGTTCCGTTCCACCTCGACCCCTCGGACATCAAGCGCCCGCACGGCACCGACGAGCGCATCAGCGTGGAGAACCTCGGATTCGGCGTGCGCTTCTACGGCGCGCTGATCCGCAATACCGCGGGAGCGGGCGCGAAGTAGCGAGGCCTAATTGCTGAGGCCGTTCCAGATCTCGATCGAGGTCGGGCCGGGCGGCGCATCGCGCACCAGCTCGGGCGGAAGCAGCTCGGCCGCGCCCGCGAAGGCGGACTGCGCCTCGGCGCCGCGGCGCGCGGCGAGCAGCACGCTCGCGCCCTGCAGGAGGTCGCCCGCACGCACTCCTCGGCGATCGCTGAGGGCGACCCGCGCGGTGAACGCGAGCCACTCCGAGGCGACGAAGCGCGGAGCGCCGTGAGACCGCGCCGACGCGAACTCGAGCACGGGCGCGCGCGCGCGCTCGAGTGCTCCCTCACCCAGCAGGGCGGGGTCCACGCGGCCGATGTCGAACAGCGCGGGCCCGCGCTCCTGCGCGATCCAGCGATCCTCGACGCCCGCGAGCGCGCGCCAGCGAGGTGCGGGCAGCGGCTCGCCACTCGCGCCGCCGCACAGCGCTGCGATCGGGAAGGAGGCCAGGAAGTCTCCGCGCAGAAGGCGCGTCTCGGGGAATGCAGAAGTGAACGAGCGCGCCACGAGCGAGAACTCGTGGCGCGTCAGCTGATAGAGCGGCAGCCACTGACAAAACATGCCGCCTTCCGCGAGCCGCGCGCGCGCGTTCGCGAAGTGCTCGGCCGAGAACAGCGCGCCGCTGCCCGCCTGCCACGGCACGAACAGGTCGCCCACGATCACGTCGAAGCGCTCGCGCGTGGCGACGAGGAAGCGCGTCGCGTCGTCTGCCACGACTCGCGTGCTTGCATGCGCGTAGACGCCGGCGTTCTCCGCGTGGAACCAGTCTCGCGCCGCGCGCGCGACGCCCGGCACGATCTCGACGAGCGTGATCGACTCCACGCCATGCGCGAGCGCCGCGCTCGCCGTGCTGCCGGTCGCGCTGCCGAGGAAGAGCGCGCGCCTCGGCGCGGGGTGCAGCAGTAGCGGGAGATGCCCCTGGCGCTCCTGGCGCACGCGATCGCGCGCGCCGCCGAGGAAGTAGTGGTTGTCGAGCTGAAGCTTGCGGCCGTCCGCGCCTTCGAGCACCGCGACCAGGCCCGCAGCGCTCTCCTCGACGTGCACGACGCGCTCGCCCTTGGGCACGCGCAGCGCCGGCTGTGCGCGCGGACTCGCGACGACGACCATCAGCCCGACGAGAACTGCCGCGTAGACGGCGAAGCGCGCTCCGAGCGAGCTCGCGAGGGGACGCCACGACCCCAACAAGTAGACGCCGCCCACCGCCGCGAGCGCGCCCCAGAGGCCGAGTGCAGGCACGAGCAGCGCAGGCGCGAGCACGGCGCCCGCGAGCCCCCCAGCCGCGTTCCACGCGAGCAGCCGCGCGCTCGCCGCGCCGAGGCTGCGCGGATCGCGCGCGCTGTGCTCGCTCGCCACGGCGAGCACGCTCGGGAACACGCACGCGGCGGGCAGCAGCACCGGGGCGAGCGTCGCGAACGAGACTCCCGCGAAGGCCCACAAGTAGGC encodes:
- a CDS encoding M20 family peptidase, with the translated sequence MKLLPAFTLSLAALPAVSAAASPEQNLAAALRLETISHENAAEFRAAPFLAFHRLLEATYPRAHAALTREIVSDYSLLYTWRGSDPKLAPLLLTAHIDVVPVTPEALPDWDHPPFAGKIAGGFVWGRGALDCKGSLIATFEAIEQLAASGFAPTRTVYVALGHDEEIGGDRGAAAITELLRKRGVRLWLSLDEGLAIVSGAGGISGSAALIGVAEKGFLTLELTVREPGGHSSTPPKQSAIGRLARAVQRLEENPLPARVEGVAAQTFDALAPQLPIERRIVLQNRGLFGPVLEWFLASDPATNAMIRTTTAVTMVRGGVKENVLPQSATATVNFRLLPGDTTDGVIAQVRRILDDDTIEIAKRTADEPSAVAPTDGAQFAALKAAIEEVDPGLPVAPGLVLGGTDTKWYGQISDAAYRFVPFHLDPSDIKRPHGTDERISVENLGFGVRFYGALIRNTAGAGAK